Proteins encoded by one window of Puntigrus tetrazona isolate hp1 chromosome 17, ASM1883169v1, whole genome shotgun sequence:
- the fam177a1 gene encoding protein FAM177A1 gives MAELSLYLTNVNVSLGQTMDTEKSSTVVKEFENVELGDLGKKKPKIPRRTIYFASGETMEEYSTDEEDEEEPEKAKTLSTVDTSKLTWGPYVWFHMWRVATSTISVCDYLGEKMASLLGITTPKYQYAIDEYYRMKKEEEEEEEENRLSEEAERRFEEQHAQEGQQPKIEQPEATASFVNVTFELEQESHSTSDANKVPAPIPS, from the exons ATGGCTGAACTGTCACTGTACCTCACGAACGTTAACGTGTCTCTGGGGCAAACTATGGACACAGAAAAg AGTTCTACGGTGGTGAAGGAGTTTGAAAATGTGGAACTTGGAGATCTGGGCAAAAAGAAGCCAAAGATTCCTCGCAGAACAATCTACTTTGCATCTGGTGAAACCATGGAGGAGTACAGTACGGAcgaagaggatgaagaagaaccGGAGAAAGCGAAAACTTTGAGCACAGTGGATACG TCGAAGTTGACCTGGGGACCGTATGTCTGGTTCCATATGTGGAGAGTAGCTACCTCAACCATCTCAG tttgtgACTATCTCGGAGAGAAAATGGCCTCGCTGCTGGGAATCACGACGCCAAAATATCAGTATGCAATTGATGAGTActacagaatgaagaaagag gaggaggaagaagaagaggagaaccGTCTCTCTGAGGAGGCAGAACGCCGTTTTGAGGAGCAGCACGCTCAGGAGGGCCAGCAGCCAAAGATCGAGCAACCAGAAGCAACCGCTTCTTTTGTGAATGTGACCTTTGAACTGGAGCAGGAATCTCACTCTACATCTGATGCTAATAAAGTGCCTGCCCCCATTCCCTCCTAA
- the LOC122362078 gene encoding F-box only protein 33, which yields MALCSSVGALALPSELIVHIFSFLSDRDKLRASAVCSRWRECLFYPALWTELKLRVGGGTNGGGSGSEQTPRLEFLMRKFGSFVRELQLEFAPLDGCFSPLQHGVEAVESDPQFAKDATVTYLDQVLCVLGSLRNNRNLQKLSLYGDTCILQDDGILDSSYLSQVDEGGKKMKEIQQLFEEFLSNSRQLKWLSSAFMLGVVTPCSLASLSNPSTSSLEHLSLIDNQLPSLISTVELERLTNLRSLSLDFCDFTSDMCRLLAGGDRAPLHRLSLLLNGAALDVKPLDGTTTEDDWKALVRRSTNLRVYIMAMDVCSQDLLRVLKPSVPLERIHLDSYSTLVTDGVVELISQQYHKTLSHFILMRDDAGFPDLSVNRNEDPLVLLAWRCVHLAVLIIHGYTVWSHNLVAISRLRGSNLKVLEVSEESIDFDPDQSVYIEGDPVHNLVKEVSLGLGRVWHPSIDNSVVLNEPTQHFHREMQSFSAGM from the exons ATGGCTCTGTGCAGTAGCGTCGGAGCCTTGGCGTTACCCAGCGAGCTTATCGTTCACATATTCTCCTTCCTGTCGGACCGTGACAAGCTCCGGGCCTCCGCCGTATGCTCTCGCTGGAGGGAGTGTCTCTTCTATCCTGCGCTGTGGACGGAGCTCAAGCTGCGCGTCGGCGGCGGAACCAACGGCGGCGGATCCGGATCGGAACAGACCCCGCGGTTGGAGTTCCTCATGCGCAAGTTCGGCTCGTTCGTGCGGGAGCTGCAGCTGGAGTTCGCCCCGCTGGACGGCTGTTTTAGCCCGCTGCAGCACGGAGTGGAAGCCGTCGAGAGCGACCCGCAGTTCGCGAAAGATGCGACGGTGACATATTTGGATCAGGTGTTGTGTGTGCTCGGCAGTCTGCGTAATAACAG AAACCTCCAGAAGCTGAGTCTCTATGGCGACACATGCATTCTTCAGGATGATGGCATTTTGGACAGCTCTTACCTCAGCCAGGTTGACGAAGGGGGCAAGAAAATGAAAGA GATCCAGCAGCTCTTCGAAGAGTTCCTGTCCAACAGCAGGCAGTTGAAGTGGTTGTCCTCTGCGTTCATGCTTGGTGTGGTGACCCCCTGCTCTCTGGCCTCTCTCTCTAACCCCAGCACCAGCTCCCTCGAGCACCTCAGTCTGATCGACAACCAGCTGCCCAGCCTGATTTCTACCGTGGAACTGGAAAGGCTCACTAACCTGCGGTCTCTGTCGCTGGACTTCTGCGATTTCACCTCCGACATGTGCCGTCTCCTCGCCGGCGGTGACCGAGCGCCCCTCCACCGCCTCTCCCTCTTGCTCAACGGCGCCGCTTTGGACGTCAAGCCTTTGGATGGTACCACCACCGAGGACGACTGGAAAGCCCTGGTCCGTCGGAGCACCAACCTGCGTGTCTACATCATGGCGATGGATGTGTGCAGCCAGGACCTTCTGCGTGTGCTGAAGCCCAGCGTGCCCCTGGAGCGCATCCATCTGGACAGCTACAGCACCCTGGTGACGGATGGTGTCGTGGAGCTCATCTCGCAGCAGTACCACAAAACCCTGAGCCATTTCATCTTGATGAGAGATGACGCTGGGTTCCCAGACCTCAGCGTCAACCGCAACGAGGACCCGCTGGTTCTCCTCGCCTGGCGCTGTGTGCACCTCGCTGTCCTGATCATCCATG GCTACACCGTGTGGTCTCACAACCTGGTGGCCATCTCTCGCCTGCGTGGGTCCAACCTCAAAGTCCTGGAGGTGTCCGAAGAGAGCATCGACTTTGACCCGGACCAGTCGGTGTACATCGAGGGCGACCCCGTCCACAACCTGGTCAAGGAGGTGTCCCTGGGCTTGGGCCGTGTCTGGCATCCCTCCATAGACAACAGCGTGGTCCTGAACGAACCCACTCAGCACTTCCACCGCGAGATGCAGAGTTTCAGCGCGGGCATGTAG
- the ppp2r3c gene encoding serine/threonine-protein phosphatase 2A regulatory subunit B'' subunit gamma, producing MANDKTAHWKDLLRRKLASAKKDGRTEEEKKAEETELFTKYYSEWKGGEKGEDDSFKHIPRFYYRLPAEDEVLLQKLREESRAVFLQRKSRELLDNEELQNLWFLLDKHQVPPTTGDEAMISYESFLKVGEKAGAKCKLFFTARVYAKLLHNDPYGRISIMQFFNYVMRKVWLHQTRIGLSLYDVAGQGYLRESDLENYILELIPTLPQLDGLEKSFYSFYVCTAVRKFFFFLDPLHTGKIKIQDILACSFLDDLLELRDEELSKESQESNWFSAPSALRVYGQYLNLDKDHNGMLSKEELSRYGTGTLTSVFLDRVYQECLTYDGEMDYKTYLDFVLALENRKEPAALQYIFKLLDMENKGYLNVFALNYFFRAIQEQMKIHGQEPVSFQDVKDEIFDMVKPKDPYRITLQDLVNSGQGDTVTSILIDLNGFWTYENREVLVANDTDSNTADLDDT from the exons aaagcaGAGGAAACCGAATTGTTCACCAAGTATTATAGTGAATGGAAAGGAGGCGAAAAAGGAGAAGATGACTCATTTAAACACATCCCACGCTTCTACTACAGG CTTCCTGCAGAAGATGAAGTCTTGCTGCAGAAGCTCAGAGAAGAATCAAGGGCAGTGTTTCTCCAGAGGAAAAGCCGGGAACTACTGGACAATGAAGAGTTACAA AACCTTTGGTTTCTTCTCGATAAGCATCAAGTGCCGCCCACGACCGGTGACGAGGCCATGATCAGTTATGAGAGTTTCCTAAAGGTTGGAGAAAAAGCGGGCGCCAAATGCAA GCTTTTCTTCACCGCCCGAGTCTACGCCAAACTACTTCATAATGATCCATATGGGAGGATATCAATTATGCAGTTCTTCAACTATGTCATGAGAAAAG TGTGGCTTCACCAGACCAGGATTGGTTTGAGTCTTTATGATGTAGCAGGTCAGGGTTATCTCCGTGAGTCT GATTTGGAGAACTACATCCTAGAGTTAATTCCCACACTCCCCCAGTTAGATGGCTTGGAGAAATCTTTCTACTCGTTTTATGTTTGCACAGCCGTTCGCaaattctttttcttcctcgATCCTCTACATACTG GGAAGATAAAAATTCAGGACATTCTGGCTTGCAGTTTCTTGGATGACCTACTTGAG CTTCGAGATGAGGAGCTGTCCAAAGAGAGTCAGGAGTCTAACTGGTTCTCTGCACCTTCTGCTCTTCGAGTTTATG GTCAGTACCTCAACTTGGATAAGGACCATAATGGGATGCTCAGTAAAGAAGAGCTGTCTCGATATGGCACAGGAACTCTAACAAGTGTTTTTCTAGACCGTGTCTACCAGGAATGCTTAACGTATGATGGTGAAATG GACTATAAGACCTATCTAGACTTTGTACTGGCTCTGGAGAATAGGAAAGAACCTGCGGCCCTCCAGTACATATTCAAACTTTTGGACATGGAAAACAAAGGCTATCTCAATGTGTTTGCCCTCAACTACTTCTTCAGG GCcattcaggaacaaatgaaaatacatgGGCAGGAGCCAGTCTCCTTCCAGGATGTTAAG GATGAAATCTTTGATATGGTGAAGCCTAAAGATCCGTATAGGATCACACTACAGGACCTGGTGAACAGCGGCCAGGGCGATACCGTCACTAGTATCCTCATCGACCTCAATGGCTTCTGGACTTACGAGAACAGAGAGGTGCTGGTGGCTAATGACACGGACAGCAACACGGCTGATTTAGATGACACATGA